The Arcobacter sp. F155 nucleotide sequence GATTTGTTGTGTATCATAAAGAATGAAAGCAGAAAATAGTAATGCACCAACACCTGCAATCCCTAACTGTAATAGTGGAGATTGGAAGAAGATGTTTGAAATAGAACCAACAATAAGGATAATTAATGCAATGAATAACATTTTACCCATTGAAGAAAAATCTCTTTTTGTTGTCATTGCAAACATTGAGATTCCACCAAATGCAACTGATGTCATTAAAAATGCTTGAGCAACAATTGACGCACCAGCAGGCATCATTAAAATTTTACTTAATAGTGGAGTAATAGTTAAACCACTTAAGAAAGTAAATCCAAATAATACAGCTAGGTTAATACCTGGCTTATTTTTTACTGCATAAAGTGCAAATAGTAATATAAATTCTAATATTACTAGTCCCCAATACCAG carries:
- a CDS encoding Bax inhibitor-1/YccA family protein, with product MYNRDYLSQESSQYNSQDASKASLMSFLKATYQLFAGSLLAATAGAYIGLDMVSIIASWYWGLVILEFILLFALYAVKNKPGINLAVLFGFTFLSGLTITPLLSKILMMPAGASIVAQAFLMTSVAFGGISMFAMTTKRDFSSMGKMLFIALIILIVGSISNIFFQSPLLQLGIAGVGALLFSAFILYDTQQIIKGGFETPIEAAIALYLDFFNLFVSLLQIFGILNNDD